Proteins from a genomic interval of Pseudophryne corroboree isolate aPseCor3 chromosome 4, aPseCor3.hap2, whole genome shotgun sequence:
- the LOC134911374 gene encoding actin-like protein 6A: METKYFIDTKTDEVPQENIEAFSTIKDGMIEDWDSFQAIIDYTYKMLTESKSHLYPVLMSEASWNTHEKREKLTELMFEHYNIPEFYLGKTAILTAFANGRSTGLVLDSGSTHTTAIPVHEGRVIQQGIVKSQLGGDFITQQCRELFQEMNVDLIPPYMIASKQAVPVGAAANWKRKENLPQVTNSWNNYMCNHVIQDFKASVLQVSNTVYHENIAAKLPTVHYEFPNGYNYNFGVKRLRIPEGLFDPSTAKGLSDNTELGVSHIVLTSVGKCDSSIGSKLYGGVIVAGGNTLLRGYTDRLTSELSKKIPPKIRLRMLTNEIAVERRRLSAWRGGSTIASMETFSENWISKQEYEEEGTQCVERKFP; the protein is encoded by the exons ATGGAGACTAAATATTTCATAGATACTAAAACTGATGAGGTGCCTCAGGAAAACATTGAGGCATTTTCAACGATCAAAGATGGAATGA TTGAAGATTGGGACAGTTTCCAGGCCATTATAGACTACACATATAAAATGCTCACCGAGTCAAAGTCTCACTTATATCCGGTGCTGATGTCCGAGGCCTCT TGGAATACTCATGAAAAACGAGAGAAACTGACAGAGCTGATGTTTGAGCATTATAATATTCCAGAGTTCTACCTCGGCAAAACTGCAATTCTTACTGC ATTTGCTAACGGTCGATCTACAGGTCTTGTTTTGGATAGTGGTTCCACACATACTACAGCCATTCCTGTACATGAAGGCCGTGTAATTCAACAAG GGATTGTAAAATCACAGCTAGGCGGGGACTTTATTACTCAACAGTGTAGAGAACTATTTCAAGAGATGAATGTGGACCTAATCCCCCCATATATGATTGCTTCAAAG CAAGCAGTACCGGTGGGTGCAGCAGCCAATTGGAAAAGAAAGGAAAATCTACCGCAAGTTACTAATTCCTGGAATAATTATATGTGTAAT CATGTGATACAGGATTTCAAGGCATCTGTCCTCCAAGTTTCAAATACAGTTTACCACGAGAA TATAGCAGCCAAGCTGCCTACTGTCCATTACGAGTTTCCCAACGGCTATAACTATAACTTTGGTGTCAAACGGCTAAGAATCCCAGAGGGGTTATTTGATCCTTCAACTGCTAAG GGTTTGTCTGACAATACTGAGCTTGGTGTTAGCCATATTGTGTTGACAAGTGTTGGAAAGTGCGACAGTAGCATTGGATCA AAATTGTATGGGGGTGTGATCGTAGCAGGAGGAAATACCTTGTTGCGGGGTTACACTGACAGACTGACGAGTGAACTCTCAAAAAAAATACCACCG AAAATAAGGTTAAGAATGCTCACAAACGAGATAGCTGTAGAAAGGAGAAGACTTAGTGCTTGGCGTGGCGGCTCTACCATAGCGTCTATG